The following coding sequences are from one Macaca nemestrina isolate mMacNem1 chromosome 1, mMacNem.hap1, whole genome shotgun sequence window:
- the LOC105494502 gene encoding CAMPATH-1 antigen: protein MKRFLFLLLTISLLVMVQIQTGVTSQNATSQSSPSASSNLSGGGFLFFVANAIIHLFYFS, encoded by the exons ATGAAGCGCTTCCTCTTCCTCTTACTCACCATCAGCCTCCTGGTTATGGTACAG ATACAAACTGGAGTCACCAGCCAAAACGCCACCAGCCAAAGCAGCCCCTCAGCATCCAGCAACTTGAGTGGAGGCGGTTTCCTTTTCTTCGTGGCCAATGCCATAATCCACCTCTTCTACTTCAGTTGA